The DNA segment CAAAAATGTTTACTTCTCTAGCCCAAGCTGGAATCAACATCCAAATGATTACTACCTCAGAAATCAAAATTAGCTGCGTCGTCAGTCAAGAACAAGGGACGCTAGCCTTGCAAACCGTTCACCAAGCCTTTGAGTTATCTGGGAGTCAAAAATTTGAGGTTGCTGCTTGATTTCGCCATTTTTTAAGATATTTTTGGGGTAGGCATTATGCCATAGGTGTGATCTTAACGTGAAACCTTTACCCCGCCGTGAACTCAAGTTCACGGCTAATAGCCCAAGTCCACTGTTCGCGTAGCGTCACGCAGTGATAGTGGACTGAAAATAGTTCTTAGAGTCCTCTAAAGAGGACTTTAGCTATAAGCCAGGGGTTTTCAACCCCTGGCGGTTGTTGTCTAAACCCAGCGTGCAAAAAGCGTTTTAGCCTTAAAAGCGGCGGCGGTTGAGTTAGTTTGTGACCTATTTGACATCCAACAGTTCGACATCAAAAATTAGGGTGGCGTTAGGAGGAATGACACCGCCAGCACCGCGAGAACCGTAACCTAATTCTGGGGGAATAATCAAGCGACGTTGACCGCCAACTTGCATGGTGCTGAGTCCTTCATCCCATCCTTTGATTACTTGTCCAGCACCGATTTTAAAGTCAAAAGGTTGATTGCGATCGCGGGAACTATCAAATTTTTTGCCGTTTTCTAGAGTCCCAGTATAGTGAACGACAACTCTTTGTCCTGTTTTTGGGGTTGCGCCTTCACCAACTTTTTGGTCGATGTATTTCAGTCCCGAAGGGGTGGTTTGAACGTCGTTATTTTCAGGATTTGAGGTACTAGTCATAGAATTATCGGCGATTACAATAGCAGGTTGATTGACGTTGAGTTCGTCAGCTAGAGCAGATGCGGTTGTATTGTTGAACTGAGCAAATACTACTAGTAACCCACAGACCAGCATAACGCTTAAGCTGATTAAAATTTCTCTCATCTGATGCTTTCTCCCAATTTTTTTCAGTCTTAACGCCATTGTTTGTTTTCTAGATCTCGCACTTGC comes from the Merismopedia glauca CCAP 1448/3 genome and includes:
- a CDS encoding FKBP-type peptidyl-prolyl cis-trans isomerase, whose translation is MREILISLSVMLVCGLLVVFAQFNNTTASALADELNVNQPAIVIADNSMTSTSNPENNDVQTTPSGLKYIDQKVGEGATPKTGQRVVVHYTGTLENGKKFDSSRDRNQPFDFKIGAGQVIKGWDEGLSTMQVGGQRRLIIPPELGYGSRGAGGVIPPNATLIFDVELLDVK